Below is a window of Candidatus Thermoplasmatota archaeon DNA.
CTTACGCAGTACTATCTTTACTTGTAACTATTCTGCTACTCAACGGTATAAAATTGTGAAAGAAAATGGGTTTAGAAGAGCTCAAAGCTCAGATAATAAGTGACGCAAATAAAAAGGCTGAAGAAATAAAAACGAATGCTAAATTAAAAGCTCAGGAAATTACCAAAGAAGCTGAAGAGAGAGCTGAAGAAATTAAAGAAGAAGGTCTGAGAAAAGCAGAAGAAGATGCTAGAGCTGTAAAGGCAAGAATTATTGGCGAGGCTAAATTAGAAGCAAGAAAATCGTTGTTATTTGTGAAGCAAGAGATTATTGAAAAAGTGATTAAAAAAGCATTGGCTGAAATTTCCGAAATGCCCGACAGAGAATATTTAGAGTTCTTAGAGAGCCGATTGTTATCTATACTCGCTGCTGAGAAGCTTGAAGGTAAATGCATAATTGAATTAAGTGAAAAGGATAGAAAAAGAATACCTAAGGATTGGCTTGAACAGCTTGAAAAAAAATTGAAAATTAAAAATTTAAAATTAGAGCTTGGCAATAATTTTCGTAAAGATTTCACAGGCGGCTTCGTATTAAAAACGCCTGAGGTTGAGATTAACAACTCTTTAGAAGCTATTGTTAAATTTAAAATAGATTTGCTAGAGCAAGAAATTGCAAAAATACTGTTTGAGTAAAAAATGACGAAACTGTTAAGTGCGCTTTCTGTAAAAGAGGAGAGTAAATATGCTTATAGCTTTGGAGTAGTTAAAGAGTTAGAGCGC
It encodes the following:
- a CDS encoding V-type ATP synthase subunit E; this translates as MGLEELKAQIISDANKKAEEIKTNAKLKAQEITKEAEERAEEIKEEGLRKAEEDARAVKARIIGEAKLEARKSLLFVKQEIIEKVIKKALAEISEMPDREYLEFLESRLLSILAAEKLEGKCIIELSEKDRKRIPKDWLEQLEKKLKIKNLKLELGNNFRKDFTGGFVLKTPEVEINNSLEAIVKFKIDLLEQEIAKILFE